One genomic region from Jilunia laotingensis encodes:
- a CDS encoding fibronectin type III domain-containing protein has translation MKQFIRITALLCCICLATGCEKDTEPTWIAPTMEIQVVMQDDISRKTAILKGNIGQNELDITECGFLYSINKTLLESKALNDNAVAKVPVSQTSGAVEAQLDELTPGTNYFYCLYITCGNTTVISPEILQFATVANNAPELDVVAVKAKDNQSLTLTSKVLASGAESVDLRGICYMKGADGDPKLGDNIVPVPENETDFIVTIGNLEASTEYTVRAFAMNNEGIVGYGKTMVVSTENSEKPTLRTYDEPTVRGNYAVVTAEVTDKGTSDVTARGFCWSSTSTTPMLGACDGEVNIALSESNVFAGEVTGLKEGTVYHIRAYATNEKGTGYGNTITINTTSVSLPEVSISEPTFTTKTAELTGAVGSNGGGTITERGFCWSASVHNPQIGTEGCQNKAVEGEDFKYTLEELTPGTIYYVTAYAKNEKGIGYSNVTEFTTMELTAPKLDAIIISTPTTDKATVSCTLLSNGNGTVTERGFCWSTSVQNPQLEVQGCESIKITSTEFLYELTGLKPGTPYYITAYAKNEAGTGYSTAGSFTTIAIAEPTLDIPYVSAVNTTSAYVRSSIINDNNSSVTAKGFCYSSTNNSPTLDNADKVVNVEGSDFTTQLTNLAHGKLYYVRAFATNGVGTGYSTAQSFTTTEITVPGLYGTNVSGVTINSAVLTTTIYSAGNGTISRKGFCWSTNNTHPDMDTDTHKDIEGNVTNLSHTLTGLTPGETYYVRAYAVNEAGVTYNDYSEFTTDPVGKPTFGNINVTDVKITTAKVTARISSNGNQEIEEKGFYWSSSNQEPGPNDRVENITDNNDQMTFNMSGLKSNTTYYVRAFARNSQGTSLSNVISFTTAINPVPDDGDMDNPDK, from the coding sequence ATGAAACAATTCATACGCATCACCGCACTCTTATGCTGCATTTGTCTGGCAACGGGCTGCGAGAAAGATACAGAACCTACTTGGATCGCCCCGACGATGGAAATCCAAGTGGTTATGCAAGACGACATCAGCCGTAAAACCGCCATCCTGAAAGGAAACATCGGACAGAATGAACTGGACATCACAGAATGCGGTTTCCTGTACTCCATTAACAAAACCTTGCTCGAAAGCAAGGCACTGAACGACAACGCTGTTGCAAAAGTACCAGTCAGTCAGACATCCGGTGCCGTGGAGGCACAACTGGACGAACTGACTCCGGGAACCAACTACTTCTACTGCCTCTATATCACTTGTGGCAATACGACAGTTATCAGCCCCGAAATCTTGCAATTCGCCACAGTCGCCAACAACGCACCCGAACTGGATGTCGTAGCAGTAAAGGCTAAAGATAACCAAAGCTTGACACTGACAAGCAAAGTTCTTGCTTCCGGAGCTGAAAGTGTCGATCTGCGAGGCATTTGCTATATGAAAGGCGCGGACGGTGATCCGAAACTTGGTGATAACATCGTTCCTGTACCGGAAAATGAGACTGACTTCATCGTTACCATCGGTAATCTGGAAGCCTCAACTGAATATACCGTTCGAGCCTTCGCTATGAATAATGAAGGTATTGTCGGATACGGAAAGACAATGGTAGTCAGTACGGAAAACTCTGAAAAACCGACCTTGCGCACTTACGATGAACCTACCGTTCGCGGTAACTATGCCGTAGTGACTGCCGAAGTAACCGATAAAGGAACTTCAGATGTAACGGCTCGCGGATTTTGTTGGAGTAGCACCAGTACCACACCGATGCTAGGAGCATGTGACGGGGAGGTAAATATAGCCTTGTCGGAAAGCAACGTATTTGCAGGCGAAGTTACCGGACTCAAAGAAGGGACAGTCTACCACATCCGAGCCTATGCTACCAATGAAAAGGGAACGGGTTATGGAAATACCATCACTATCAATACCACAAGCGTGTCCTTACCCGAAGTATCTATTTCGGAACCGACATTTACCACAAAAACTGCCGAACTTACCGGTGCGGTAGGAAGCAACGGAGGTGGTACGATTACCGAACGCGGATTCTGTTGGAGCGCTTCCGTACACAACCCTCAGATCGGTACGGAAGGATGCCAAAACAAGGCAGTAGAAGGAGAGGACTTCAAATATACACTGGAAGAATTGACCCCGGGTACCATCTATTATGTAACTGCATATGCCAAAAATGAAAAAGGCATAGGTTACTCCAACGTTACCGAATTCACCACGATGGAATTGACAGCACCTAAACTGGACGCTATCATTATTTCCACTCCGACCACGGATAAGGCAACCGTCAGTTGCACACTGCTCAGCAACGGTAACGGTACGGTAACCGAACGCGGATTCTGCTGGAGTACCTCCGTCCAGAACCCTCAACTGGAAGTACAAGGATGCGAAAGCATCAAGATTACAAGTACGGAATTCCTCTATGAACTGACCGGACTGAAACCTGGCACTCCTTACTATATAACAGCTTATGCCAAGAACGAAGCCGGTACGGGATATTCCACAGCCGGAAGTTTCACCACCATAGCCATTGCCGAACCAACGCTGGACATCCCGTATGTATCGGCCGTAAATACCACCTCGGCTTATGTACGGAGCAGCATTATCAATGACAATAACTCATCGGTAACTGCCAAAGGATTCTGCTATAGTAGCACCAATAACAGTCCGACCTTGGATAATGCAGACAAAGTGGTCAACGTGGAAGGCAGCGATTTCACTACCCAATTGACAAACCTCGCTCATGGAAAACTATATTATGTGCGTGCCTTTGCCACCAACGGAGTGGGTACGGGATACAGCACAGCTCAAAGTTTCACAACCACAGAAATCACTGTTCCCGGCTTATACGGCACAAACGTATCAGGTGTCACTATCAACAGTGCAGTACTCACCACTACTATCTACTCGGCAGGTAACGGCACTATCAGCCGAAAGGGCTTCTGTTGGAGTACCAATAACACCCATCCTGACATGGATACCGATACTCATAAAGATATCGAAGGCAATGTGACCAACCTAAGCCATACGCTAACCGGATTGACACCCGGGGAGACCTATTATGTACGTGCTTACGCTGTCAATGAAGCCGGAGTGACATACAACGATTATTCAGAATTCACCACCGACCCGGTTGGCAAACCTACTTTCGGAAACATCAACGTCACCGATGTAAAAATCACGACTGCCAAGGTAACTGCACGCATCAGTAGCAATGGAAATCAGGAAATCGAAGAAAAAGGTTTCTATTGGAGCAGCAGCAATCAAGAGCCAGGGCCAAACGATAGAGTGGAGAATATTACGGACAACAATGACCAGATGACCTTCAACATGAGTGGTCTAAAATCGAATACGACTTATTATGTACGTGCCTTTGCACGAAATTCACAAGGTACCAGTTTGTCGAACGTCATTTCATTTACTACGGCCATCAATCCGGTTCCGGACGACGGTGACATGGACAATCCAGATAAATAA
- a CDS encoding PEGA domain-containing protein — translation MLNSITKHWLLLIILLSFCPAVRVMAQQSKISVASFQKMESDITARVTAPKRDQNGEVCALIRIVTTEKELMFEPDALGITARENKTGEVWIYVPRGARRISILHDKLGILRNYFYPDIIEKATVYEMVLNTGGEEDKPVMENNMQFLVVRPEPATANVYIDDELVPIENGLFNATMPKGEHTYRVEAPMYQSDAGIIKLENTPVTKSVALKPKFGYMEIFSLPEQDADVYIDSVLVGKTPYRSDRMALKEYKVRIEKTTYFPIDTLLNVMAGETVRPTFTMKSTIKPKVPMNTLIMAQAGFGGGGQTSFGGMIGFTRTNGFYAAFRSDFNSVKTVGECSDSQKTADGSSIIYEPGKTEKSYLCFTAGYLRRLVKPLYGYVGVGYGSRTYAWLEADTEDNWYKNTDHSASGVAVELGAILRLKGFLLSAGFNTVNFKQHQVTAGVGIIF, via the coding sequence ATGTTAAACAGTATCACAAAACACTGGCTACTGCTCATAATTTTACTTTCTTTTTGCCCCGCTGTCCGAGTTATGGCACAGCAAAGCAAAATTAGCGTAGCGTCCTTTCAGAAGATGGAAAGTGACATCACAGCAAGAGTCACTGCTCCAAAAAGGGATCAAAACGGAGAAGTATGTGCATTGATCCGTATTGTAACGACTGAAAAAGAGCTGATGTTCGAGCCCGATGCACTGGGAATCACCGCCCGTGAAAACAAAACGGGAGAAGTCTGGATATATGTTCCGAGAGGGGCACGCCGTATCTCCATCCTTCACGACAAACTGGGTATTTTGAGAAACTACTTCTATCCCGACATCATCGAAAAAGCTACCGTGTACGAGATGGTACTTAATACAGGCGGAGAAGAGGACAAACCGGTAATGGAAAACAACATGCAGTTCCTCGTCGTACGTCCCGAACCGGCTACCGCCAATGTCTACATCGACGATGAATTAGTGCCTATAGAAAACGGACTCTTCAATGCTACCATGCCCAAGGGAGAGCATACTTACCGCGTAGAAGCTCCCATGTACCAATCTGATGCCGGTATCATCAAACTGGAAAACACACCTGTCACAAAGAGTGTTGCGCTGAAGCCTAAATTCGGCTACATGGAGATATTTTCCTTGCCCGAACAGGATGCCGATGTATACATAGACAGCGTACTTGTCGGCAAAACGCCTTACCGGAGTGACCGGATGGCACTCAAAGAATACAAAGTACGGATCGAGAAGACTACTTATTTCCCTATCGACACCCTACTGAACGTAATGGCAGGAGAAACCGTACGCCCCACGTTTACGATGAAATCCACCATCAAACCGAAAGTACCGATGAACACGCTGATTATGGCGCAAGCCGGTTTCGGTGGAGGTGGTCAGACTTCTTTCGGAGGCATGATCGGATTCACCCGTACCAACGGATTTTATGCTGCTTTCCGAAGCGATTTCAATTCAGTGAAGACCGTAGGAGAATGTAGTGACAGCCAAAAGACCGCGGACGGTTCGTCAATCATTTATGAACCGGGAAAGACCGAAAAGTCTTATCTCTGTTTCACTGCCGGATATCTTCGCCGGTTGGTCAAACCACTCTATGGGTATGTCGGTGTTGGATACGGCAGCCGTACCTACGCATGGCTCGAAGCTGACACAGAAGACAATTGGTATAAAAACACGGATCACTCTGCCTCGGGAGTAGCCGTAGAGTTAGGTGCCATACTCCGGCTAAAAGGATTCCTTCTTTCAGCAGGCTTCAACACTGTCAACTTCAAACAACACCAGGTGACTGCCGGTGTGGGTATCATTTTCTAA